The Notamacropus eugenii isolate mMacEug1 chromosome 4, mMacEug1.pri_v2, whole genome shotgun sequence DNA window CTCACCTGCGTGACCTTTGGgggtcccctcccctctccttcctcacgTGTAAGACATATGAGACAATCTTGAAGGCTTCTTCTCTATCTAAGTCCTATGAGCTGGTGCCCAAGACCCTGGTCTcactgcctcatctgtaaaattaggggctGGGACAGCAGACGATTTCTGAAGTCCCCTCTCCTCTGACGTGTCTTCCAGCCCTGCAAGTCTAGCAGAGAGCCAGCCTGCTTCTCAACAGAAGGGGCAGGGACTTACCGTGGTGAGTGGGGCCAGATACAGCTTGTTTTGGATGTTCAgctagaaaagaaggaaagatgatcAGTAAAGAGGAAGCACCTATGGGAGAAGGGGTTGGTGACGGAGAAGCACTAGGCTTTCCTGTGGCCAAGGGAAGTCAACCTACTCCGAGCCATGGACATGGGTGCAACCACACTCTCTACAGGCCCCTTCCATGTGGACTTCAACACGATGGagggaacagaagaaaaattcctATTCACTGGAAGCAGTGCACTGAGGCTTCATGGGGAAAAGGAGATGGGACGAGGTCCTTGGAGGCCCTTCACAGAAGCACCACGTGCTCGGCCCCATCCCCCACCTCTATCCAGACATTTCTCatatctcagttcaaatcctccaCACCCTCTGGACACCTTTTTGACCACTCCAGCACACCCTGACCTCTGACTCCCCCCAAGGCTCTGATGATAAGCACACTCATGACCTCTCATGCACTATCACTAGTGTTGCTATTTCACCCTTTAACTGTTATTTAAACAGTGAGTTGGGCCTCCACTTAAGCAGCAGGAGATGAAGCTGAATCACATCTGGGAAACTACGCCAGACTTCCATCAAGCCCAGACAACATGttgtttaattctattttttttaacattcatttttttaaattcaatttcatttttaggtccaaatgctctcccttccaccctctcctccttgctttctcaagaaagtaagaaaaactaAACCCACTACAAACATATAGTCAAACCAAACAAACATGACACCATTGGCCACATTCAAAAACCCAAATCTATCATCATCAACCTGCCTCCTTATCCAGAGGTAGGCAGCACATTTCCTCAAGGGTCTTCCGGATTTCTCAGGAATACTATGGGGGTAGGGGAGGCCATGTAGCACAAGAGCTACAGAGaacagagaacttgggttcaaatcccatctctaatGTTCACTATTGCATAACCTTGGGAAAGCCACTAACCTCCACtagcctgagttttctcatttgtaacaaGAAGGCACTGGCTTGGATGGCCTCTAATGTCCTGTCCAATAACCCAAGGGGTGACAAAGAGGGGgcgtcccttccagctctaaatccaatgtCTTAGTCTTCCTGTCAGATCATGCAAACTCAGCTTTCTAGATGTGTGTGACCTGTCTTCTCCCTAAGACTGTAAATTTTCTTAGAGAGCAGGGAATGTCATCCTTTGGGTTAGTGCAGGGCTGAGCATCCAGGGGGAGGTCAGTAGAGACTCACCCAATGGAAGATACAAAGCACATCTAAGTTAAGTTACCCCTGGCCCCTTTGGGCAACTACAGCCTAAGGCCACAGCGGGCAGGTCTCTAAGTGGAAAGTATGGGCCAGGAAGTGAAGGAAGGTGAGCCCAAGAAGAAGAAAAGCCAGCAGCCCCACCATACATACCCTTTTCTTCTCACAGGGCCGGAGTTTGATAAGGTCCTCATCAGTCAGGTGCCCTGAAGAACAGACAACGTTTCTCTGCGGGGTAGTTCCTTGCTCTGGGATCCCCGAAACAGTTTCTGACAGTGGTAACCCTGACTCAAGACTTTCTAGAGACTCATGGGCATCATCACTGGCAGAATTCTGGGCCATGTGTCCCGGAAAGTCGATGGAGGCCTCCAACTGTTCTCCCTTGGGTGCCTCTGGTCCAGTGGTAGGAATCGAGGTCTGGGCTTTCCCAGTCCCTACTCTTCCTGACTTAGACAGCTGCTTCAGGTACTCCTCTGAGTGGTCAAATTGTACTTTCTTCTTCCGAAGTTGATGTTGCAGGTCTTTGCTGAGACCATTGCTTGTGAGTCTCTGGCCCTCCCACTGTTTCATCAGCTCCTCCTTCACCAGGTTCTGGTGCTGGGGACCCAGATGGGCCCTGGCAAAACGGCATGTCACACCATAGATGCATTTCCCAAAGGTCTCAAACAGGACACACTTGTCCCCAAGGTCTGGGGGTTTGGAGGCCAAGTAAGTGTCCACATCATGCAGAAAGCGGCAGCGTTCACCAAAGAAGCATTTTTCAGCTGACTCCTTGACAGAGGAGATAGAGGGGGTAAACTGTGGTTATAAATGGCTGCATGAGCAGCCAGTGTGCCAGCTCGTTTTGAGATGATCctatgggggaaggaagaagggagtgcTGGGAAGTGGTAGAAGTGTAAAAAGCCATCAATAAAACATGATTCTTTGTTCATGACACTCTAAAATGAAGCacgagaaagaaagagggagggagagggagagagatgggggggtagagtttgggagggggagaaggggagggagagaggtggggagCAGGGGGTAGTACTATTCAAAAGCAAGAGGTTTTCAGGAAGTCTGCAGGGTGCCTGGGGTAATGTATTTTCTTGTCTATCCCTGTCTTATCTTGGGCCTGCTTCCAAAGCAGCATGACACCTGGTACTCCACACCTGGCCATGGAATAGCCAGAAAGTAAAAAGAGTCCACAGCTCCAGGCACTGGGCCTTTCTCTACAAGGAACTCACTGTGGAATTTGAATTGGCTACTTCACTAGTCTAggattcactttcctcatttgttggTGATCTCACTAGCCTGGCCTGCCTCCCTGGGTTGTTGGGAGGCTCAGAGCAAAAGAACAAAGGTCTTGGCATTttcagaagttaagggactttccaAATGGACCTATATTTGTTACCTCATTTGAAGGATAGAATGTGACAGTGAAAGAGCTTATGAAATTCAAGGCCTCTAAAGAGACTCTATGCAATTGAGGGTCAAGAGCCCGAGGGCAGGACACCAGGCAAGGACATTCTTGGGAGAATATTGCCACTCCACCTTCCCTAAACCCTGCCCAGGCAATACCTACTGAAGAGGATTAAGCTCTAGGCAAAGATTGAGGCCTGGCCTGAGGACCCTCTAAGCATTCTGTCAAGCTCCTCAGACCAGACTTGAAACCAAAGACTCTACTTCCCATTCACAGGAGTGGAGGTGGGCTCACCTGGACCAAGGATGGACATAACCTGTTGTCATCATAGCGAGTTGGTTTCATGTGGGGTCTACTCTTATTCTGGCCCCgggatttctttttctgctgGGGCTCCTCCTCTCCCACTCCCGAAGGCTGCCTTTCCAGACCCTCCACTTTTCCATCATCAAGCTTGAGTCTTTTAGCTCCAGGCTCGGAGGAGTCACAGCAAGCAGATGATCCTGTCTCAGCTCTGTCACTGTCTGGCTCTTCCACAGCCTGGTCCTTTGTGCTTTTCCTTCTGGTTCCAAGGAACTTATGGAACTGCTCCTTTGTAGTAAGGTACCTATAGAGGGAAAAATGTGGTCTTGCTAACAAAatcagaatctcagagatggaaaggcCCTCAAAGGGTACCCAGTCAAATCTGTGCCTGAACAGAAATAATATCCCTCCACAACATTCTCAACAAGCACTCAGACTCCAATAAAAAATCACCCATGCTGGTAAATTTGCTAGTAAGTGTGGAGCATGGTGCTGGTTCTCTTATGTCATACAAAATGAATCAGCTCCCTTGGCTTCCAATAAGCCCTTCAGATCACagaattagagctgaaaggaaactcaGGAGATCATCTAAGTGTATCCCCTCATTCTAGATCAGGAAATAAAAGCACAGAGAAGGACAGTACTTTCCTTGCTCATAGGTCATAAGTAGCAAACAAAGGAATTTAGCCCTGAGTCCTCTGAGTCTAGACTCACGGCGCTTTCTGCTACAGAAAGCTGCAGACATGATCAAGCCTCCCAGAAAATGGTTCTTCTATAAGTTAAACTTCTCTACTTTTTCCACTGTTTTCATACAGCATTCTGGATCCTTCATCATAGTATCATTCTCCTCTGAATACAATGGCCTTTGTCACTGGCCCTCTTAAAAAGTGGCCCCCAGGCCTAGGCATAACATTTCAGATGAAGGCTGGATCAGAAATTAAAGAAAGACTTCCTTCCATCTATATGCAAGATTTCTAGCCTTTGGTCACCTTAGTCATCTTTGTGAAAGTCACCTAGCAAGGTTGGCTCATATTAAACTGTCAACTCAATtggtgtgatggcaagcaaagtagaatcttttgctgttttttgtcttagtataatcaagtacctctgactgaataatgtgattaaagattttccacacccattaatgggcctgggaagatttgtaggaaggcccacaccttttgttaatgaggcactgtgatgccctctggctctaaaaaatgtataaatattctgagatgaagttttattttggggcttagtttttagaagaagctcTGTGTGCCAGAAGAGACTGTGGGAAGCTGGTAAGTaggcccccagctttgaaaactcagatgttggtgcttccctctctggtaactacatatgtatgGTTAGACAGCTGGATCAGtttgttgatctatgatgtatgtattgcttatgtcagacagttagaggcatgtctgttgattttgatttctctgaattttctctgaagttcagggtgctgacttttccccctgaactaagtgagtgatacatgtgcttgattaaagtgattgttgatccctcaaaagttgcctttccttttagaaaagcagatcaaagaacctgtgatagaagGCTTCCCTCTGTATGTCGGGATGTTTACTATATATcagagtgcttactgatacaaatgGCCAGATGCTTTCTTTATCAACTGCTGAGCCAGGGTAAAAGGTTAGACTAAATAAGCTCTCAAGTCCCTCCCAGTCCTGTGGTTGCAGACTAGTACTGGCAGGAATTTGAGTAGAGCTGATGTTTCTTCCAATCTGCTGTGTGGAGGATTTTATGAATCTAACTGCAAGGCTTCACATGTGTTCCTAAATTTGCCAAGCAAGAGACATATATAGATGCATGGTTCTGATGGGGTTAAGACTGGGAACTTCTTGAATTCTCCctgaatctccccacttaaccttgtttttcatactcaaattgaattCTCCTTTAATCTCCCTAcctaacctggcctttcatactcataTCTGCCGCCATaatctgttacctcttgattgccacctgcttcccactccacactctgatatctcctgattgcctccagctgtttccaacccttgatcAGTCATCCCCTCCtcggacttctcctcaagaccctccctaagcCCCACCTCCCATCACCCTAACCTACCAgaccacccctagatccctcctacagtcttttctgtatttaagttccatcttgcctccatgaaggcactcagattcaatccagctcagactgtctGAGATTCtttctggcccgcttgtgaatacaagggtcacaaatgcttaggctccttaagggtcaacccaatatggtgaatctttactaaactttgtttttctttggctttaagaaggctcgagtcaaattcattcgagcaaGATAGGCATGTCAGTATTTCGGGGTCCCTagtacccctaaacctcaacagttCTATCATAAAAGAAGAATACTGCATCAGTCCTGTCTGCTGGGCTATCCCAGGAAAGGAGATAATGCCCTGCTTCCCTCCTTCTGTAGAGGCAGATGTATTATATGTGAATAAAGTATAGGCAGTGGAAGGGAGAGCAGCCTTGATTTCTGTTGGGATGAACTGGGTTCACATTCTAGCTCTATGTACTTACCACttttctgaccttatcattcatATCCACTGTCAGCAAGTCTTGTGCAGTCTACCTCCACAGCACCTTCCCATTCATTCCCTTCATTTCAGCACCTCTCCAGGGGACTACTTTGATAGCCTCCCTCtctacctttcccttctccaatccacaGCAGTCCAATCCATAtttctaaagtacagatctgacccgGTCCACTCCCCTGTACAAGAAAGTCCAGGAgttccctcttgcctctaggcTAAAATACAAATccctctgtttagcatttttaaaaagtcctacAGTATTTATCTCCAGCTTATATTTCAAGGGACAGGGCACTTTAGTCTCCTACAAGTGTTTTGAGATCCAAAGGAAGTGGGTTGGCTCATTTACTGTTCCCAGTATGGACAGGGACAGATTACATGTCCcacttctgtgcctttgcatgAGCTGTTCCTCATGCCCAAATggcactccctcctcactctccTGGCATCCCTAGCTTCCTCCAAAGCTCAACTCAAGGGCCACTTCCTACAAGAAACCTAAAGTGTACTAATCCACATaagttcctttctctccttcccgcCTGTCCACTCCTACCCCAAGTCCTTCGCTGCTTTTTACTGTCTTTTGGATTAGCCAAATTAGACAGAGGGAGTATGCGCCCTACACTAGGCAGACTACAAATCCCAGCATGCAGTAATATCTGTCAAGGCACCACGTGCCACTCTGTCAGCCGGCACTCATCCCAGCATGCAATAGTGGCCCTTCTGGACTGCAAATCCCGGCATGCAGCTCGGCCCGCCAAATGCAAAATCCCAGAGTGCAGCGCGGTTTAAGTCAGTCACTAAAACCCGGCATGCAGCGCGGCCCCTGTGCGTGAACGAGTCTCTGCATGTCGTAACCCTGCCCCAAGCCGTCACGTTCCCTCAGCCTTGCTACTCACTGGGGTTTGATGGGTGCCACGCCTCGCTCGGAAGGTCCGATGTCCGCAGCCCCGTCTGGTAGAGCAAGGGTCTCCTCCGCCATTGCCGGGCCCGCGAATCCAGGCGAGAAAGGTTTTCCTGTGCGGCGCCTGCGTGGAAGCGAGCTGGCGCACGTGCACTGGCACGCTTGGTCTGCGTGTGCGTCCTTACGTATTACGGGATCTTGCCGCGCGTGCGTGtgcgttctctctctctctctctctctctctctccgcccGGTTTCTCTGTGTACCCcctttccttttgtgtgtgtgcgcCTGTGCAACATCTCCCGGAAACCGCCTCCCCCCACCCGTTTTTGACTGACTTCCTTTGCGCTTCCAAACGGAAGGGGCGGGAGCTGCGGAGGAGGCGGAGCTCAGGTGCGGTGACCTGGAGGACGCGGTTTCTCTGGCTTTGGAAATCTCGGCTGGGGTCATCTTGTAGGGCTTGTCACCTTCAGGGCTTTGAAAACGGACTAAAAGGATCATCCCACTCCCCCGCGTGCCCCCACCCAGAGTAGGCCCTCTCCTCTGAAGCCCCCAGCCCCCCCAGTCTTAAGGACCCCCTAACTGTGACAGTCTGTGTCCTAAGCCCCTTCCCCCGACTCCGACGTCTTGTGCCCTAAATTTCTCTCCCAGCTCGGATAGATTCTGTCCTAAGGGTCCCCCCTTTTCGTCTCTCCAGCCAAGCTCTGACATAATAGTGGCActtagtgctatataaatgcttttctccccttcctaaaCCCACCCCCCCTAACTGACACTGCGTCTTAGGCTCCACCTCCAGCTCTGACCTTCAGAGTCCTAAATTCCCCCCCTCCAACATTCTGAATCCCCATCCCCGCCTCTCACAATCCTAAAGTATCCTAAATTCCCTCCCATCTGTGACAGTCTTTGTCCTAAATTCCTTTCCAGTTGTAATGTTCTAAGCTCCAACCCCCTGACCAACTACCCCTCACCCCTGGCTCCCAGCTTTAACTTTCAGAGTTTGAGGAGCAGATCACAAGCCAGCCACAGAGGCAGGCTATAGTAATGATGGGGGACTTCAGTTATCCACACACTGAATTGAGCTCACTCTCTGCAGAGCacctaaaaattaatttacttgcaATAGCGATCAATTTCGTCCTTCAAAAGGGGAAATGCTGTTCCGGATCTGATTCTCAGGAGCAAGGTTTCTGGGGTGGAAATGATGAGAATTTTTTGGAGAAGTGACTACTCCATCCTAGAGtatttaagagatgaggaaaattctGAATAGTCTGATATGTACCCTAGATTGGGAGAAGGTAGATCTCTTTGGGTTCAGAGGAAAGATAGAAAACCATTCTATCCCAAATGCTTCAGGGGAAGTCAGGGGTGAAAAGTCTCAGgaatgaaattttgaaaacacaaaaggaaaccaTTCTAtcgaggagggaaaaaaaggatttgtcTGAAGAGGCAATGTGGATGCATAAGGAACTCACCAACCAACCTGGATTTTTTAAAGTGTACAGAAGATGAAAGACCTCCAGTCAgtccacatttattaagtactgtcCATtctccaagcactgtgctaaatgctaaaaTACAAAAAGACTCAAAAGACACTTTCTACTCTtcaggagtttacaatctaataggagagacatcATGCAAAAGAAGATAAATCTAAGAGTGTATCATAGCTTTAGGAATGCTGGATGGGGAGGGAGACTCCAGGGTGAGACCAGCTGAGGTGTGTTATTGATGTCTGGATTGTCAGAAGTACAATTGGGAAGATGACTTGGAGaggggggagactgaggcaagtGGTCTAATTTGGAGGCTCTAAAAGTAGTGCATGCAAGGGGTGATGCAATTCTGAGGTAGAGTGGTGACTGAGTGGAAATGATGAGATGTATAGAAGAgatgtggagatagaaatggaaatagaatgTGGTGTGAGTAAGGGTGAGGAGTCAAGGTGAAAATGAGATTGAGAACCTGGATGAATGGGGATAAAGGTAATGTTCTGAAGAGGCATAGATTTTGGGAAAATAATGTGTtctgttttaaatttaaatttgttgagtttgaggtatcAGACATTCAATTTTAAATGTCCAGTTGGCTGTTTGATGTGTGATTGCAACTCTGGAGAAAGACTAGGATTGAATACTATAtttagatctgggaatcatctgcattgACATGTTAATTCAATCTGTTGGAACcgataggaaaggaaagagaagagggcacaGGATGTAGCTTTGTGGCATACCCACAATTCGTGtgcatgacatggatgaagatccaagAAAGGAGATTAAGAGGTCAGATGAGTAAGAGAGAAGAGTGTCCAGGAAGAAAAGGTAGTGCCAAATGCTAcagagaaggatgaagactgagaagagGCTATTAAATCTGACAATTAAGGGATTGTTAGCTTTGTAGAAGCAGTTTCTGTTGAATTGTGAGGTCAGGAGCCAGATCGCAgttttagaagagagtgagagaggaagtagaaacacctagaaaaatgactttctcagggggTTTAACCAAAAGAGTGGAGTGTATGGGCTGTTCAGAGGGACTAGCACTTCTGGTGAGAGGGCAGCTCGCCCACCTTTGGTGTCTGCCTGGCACCCAAGAAGCTGTAACCTGAACAGTGACCACACCCCATAAAGCATCTcaagacaggctaaaccaggctgagggtaactgacagacttCAGACCTGTCAGCGAGTTAGGGGGGTGTCCACCTTgctgacctgaaaacttggttaaagaaaggcaacaggctaaatgcatacattttatgatttaattaattaatcaattccccataaagaaaacagttacatagcactatggagtcagaggtgactcttactacctagtacagaaatcatctgtcttaagtacattttgccatgagaaagaaactctcctaattaagcaaatcataaattcagtaagacaggacaattaacaaagcaatgttagtcaggccttgggatttcaggctgggtaagcatatgtctcggtgataaggaaagaaaccccaccactagtaagtggcaggcttcctcccctaaacagataattgacataggaaagggtaaacaatgttcaatagaaattacgacctaagatctctatattttctttaccattaatatgccataacataatacatgtctatagataataagattcaaaggaaagtctcGTTATTCAAtttatagtgtcttaggttaaaggtctccttaaggagtgtagagtcggccttggctggcttttgctgacataggaagaggcaccctctgagtttgcttcagagagaacaaagagattgttccaaaattttatattaaacattatcaaccTCAAGCATGTGGAGACTTTCACcaatggaatgggcagatgagaacagtttgtgcCAAGGggcatgaaggtggctgaagcaagttctgtggaatgcttagagcttggttaccATTAAAGATGtaaaggtcatctactgcatcctgggccatctccaggcatcttgacttttgtcttgccattggacctcAATGACTCCAAGAGACAGTGAAACAGATGAGTTTGTGCTGCTCTCCCTCGCTTAAATCAGATTCAGACATGAGTCAGGACATGACAGTCTTTGTCCTTTCCAAAaactgaaggacaaacagcaacaatcaCCAAGAGAGTAGGAGAGAGAATGATGGGCAGAAGGGAAGGGGGGGGTCTGGTGAGAGAAGAGGTTTAAAGGGGGATGGAGATAAATAAATAATGCGTTTATGAGATGCCAGACTTTGTGCTTCGGTCTTGGAATAGAAATGCAAGCAAGACAATCCTTCCACTCATGGAGCTTATGTTCAAATAAGGGAAAAAAGCACATCCAGGGCCTAGAATGCTGGGAGTGGAGGAAGAATACTTACCCAGGAGCAATGTGACAGGTAAAAAAGGAGGAAGTGGAATCTAGAGAGAGTCAAAGTGAGAGTAAAGTGAAGCATGACTGGGATCCTTCCCTAAATGGTGGTCCCGGGACAGTCACCAGTTAGTAAACActaaataataactgtttctcttttacccggaaaccctgaggatcttcccctctcagtttgattttttttttttattaaaaggggccatcccttgagtaactacttaaagtggcctatttattgaatgagtgtatctcattcaaagtgagaatctgataagaccttagcctaaaatggccagggttcCACAttgaatcctgggtcatctccaatggACTGGATGAGTTATCatgccactgcacccagatgactcaggaggagaaagtgaggttggtgaccttgcacagacctcccttactcaaaacaaagtcaagtgcacgtcatgtcatcatctccctgatgtcctggtcctctttgagaagaaggACAAAGCACAACACCACTAGTTAGGAGAGAAGAGCCCCAGGggtggaagcagagagagattaGGTACCTTTTACTGCCATTGCCATCGGGGCAGTCCTTAAACAAACAAGGGATGGAGATGATCATGATAGATAAAATAGATACATTTTACttcatgaaaatgaaaacaaaatgcaaTCAGGAATcttgggaaatttttctttttatagaaaatatctttaataaatGTCTTATATATAGGGAAGTAACACAAACTTAAGTCAGGGAACTATTCCACATgaataaatgattaaatgataTGAACAAACATCTCTGCAAAGAGGAATTGCAAACtataatgatataaaatattgTTTCATATCTCTGtattaagagaaatgcaaatcagtaCAACACCAGGATTTAC harbors:
- the DUS3L gene encoding tRNA-dihydrouridine(47) synthase [NAD(P)(+)]-like isoform X3, with amino-acid sequence MAEETLALPDGAADIGPSERGVAPIKPQYLTTKEQFHKFLGTRRKSTKDQAVEEPDSDRAETGSSACCDSSEPGAKRLKLDDGKVEGLERQPSGVGEEEPQQKKKSRGQNKSRPHMKPTRYDDNRLCPSLVQESAEKCFFGERCRFLHDVDTYLASKPPDLGDKCVLFETFGKCIYGVTCRFARAHLGPQHQNLVKEELMKQWEGQRLTSNGLSKDLQHQLRKKKVQFDHSEEYLKQLSKSGRVGTGKAQTSIPTTGPEAPKGEQLEASIDFPGHMAQNSASDDAHESLESLESGLPLSETVSGIPEQGTTPQRNVVCSSGHLTDEDLIKLRPCEKKRLNIQNKLYLAPLTTCGNLPFRRICKRFGADVTCGEMAVCTNLLQGQSSEWALLKRHHTEDLFGVQLEGAFPDTMTKCAELLNRTVEVDFVDINVGCPIDLVYKKGGGCALMNRSNKFEQIVRGMNQVLDVPLTVKIRTGVQEKVNLAHRLLPDLREWGVALATLHGRSREQRYTKGADWQYIQHCADVASPMPLFGNGDILSYEDANRALQTGVSGIMIARGALIKPWLFTEIKEQRHWDISSGERLDILRDFTNYGLEHWGSDTQGVEKTRKFLLEWLSFLCRYIPVGLLEHLPQKINERPPYYLGRDHLETLMASQNVDDWISISR
- the DUS3L gene encoding tRNA-dihydrouridine(47) synthase [NAD(P)(+)]-like isoform X4; its protein translation is MAEETLALPDGAADIGPSERGVAPIKPQYLTTKEQFHKFLGTRRKSTKDQAVEEPDSDRAETGSSACCDSSEPGAKRLKLDDGKVEGLERQPSGVGEEEPQQKKKSRGQNKSRPHMKPTRYDDNRLCPSLVQESAEKCFFGERCRFLHDVDTYLASKPPDLGDKCVLFETFGKCIYGVTCRFARAHLGPQHQNLVKEELMKQWEGQRLTSNGLSKDLQHQLRKKKVQFDHSEEYLKQLSKSGRVGTGKAQTSIPTTGPEAPKGEQLEASIDFPGHMAQNSASDDAHESLESLESGLPLSETVSGIPEQGTTPQRNVVCSSGHLTDEDLIKLRPCEKKRLNIQNKLYLAPLTTCGNLPFRRICKRFGADVTCGEMAVCTNLLQGQSSEWALLKRHHTEDLFGVQLEGAFPDTMTKCAELLNRTVEVDFVDINVGCPIDLVYKKGGGCALMNRSNKFEQIVRGMNQVLDVPLTVKIRTGVQEKVNLAHRLLPDLREWGVALATLHGRSREQRYTKGADWQYIQHCADVASPMPLFGNGDILSYEDANRALQTGVSGIMIARGALIKPWLFTEIKEQRHWDISSGERLDILRDFTNYGLEHWGSDTQGVEKTRKFLLEWLSFLCRYIPVGLLEHLPQKINERPPYYLGRDHLETLMASQNVDDWISIR
- the DUS3L gene encoding tRNA-dihydrouridine(47) synthase [NAD(P)(+)]-like isoform X1, yielding MAEETLALPDGAADIGPSERGVAPIKPQYLTTKEQFHKFLGTRRKSTKDQAVEEPDSDRAETGSSACCDSSEPGAKRLKLDDGKVEGLERQPSGVGEEEPQQKKKSRGQNKSRPHMKPTRYDDNRLCPSLVQESAEKCFFGERCRFLHDVDTYLASKPPDLGDKCVLFETFGKCIYGVTCRFARAHLGPQHQNLVKEELMKQWEGQRLTSNGLSKDLQHQLRKKKVQFDHSEEYLKQLSKSGRVGTGKAQTSIPTTGPEAPKGEQLEASIDFPGHMAQNSASDDAHESLESLESGLPLSETVSGIPEQGTTPQRNVVCSSGHLTDEDLIKLRPCEKKRLNIQNKLYLAPLTTCGNLPFRRICKRFGADVTCGEMAVCTNLLQGQSSEWALLKRHHTEDLFGVQLEGAFPDTMTKCAELLNRTVEVDFVDINVGCPIDLVYKKGGGCALMNRSNKFEQIVRGMNQVLDVPLTVKIRTGVQEKVNLAHRLLPDLREWGVALATLHGRSREQRYTKGADWQYIQHCADVASPMPLFGNGDILSYEDANRALQTGVSGIMIARGALIKPWLFTEIKEQRHWDISSGERLDILRDFTNYGLEHWGSDTQGVEKTRKFLLEWLSFLCRYIPVGLLEHLPQKINERPPYYLGRDHLETLMASQNVDDWISISEMLLGPVPPAFTFLPKHKANSYR
- the DUS3L gene encoding tRNA-dihydrouridine(47) synthase [NAD(P)(+)]-like isoform X2, translating into MAEETLALPDGAADIGPSERGVAPIKPQYLTTKEQFHKFLGTRRKSTKDQAVEEPDSDRAETGSSACCDSSEPGAKRLKLDDGKVEGLERQPSGVGEEEPQQKKKSRGQNKSRPHMKPTRYDDNRLCPSLVQESAEKCFFGERCRFLHDVDTYLASKPPDLGDKCVLFETFGKCIYGVTCRFARAHLGPQHQNLVKEELMKQWEGQRLTSNGLSKDLQHQLRKKKVQFDHSEEYLKQLSKSGRVGTGKAQTSIPTTGPEAPKGEQLEASIDFPGHMAQNSASDDAHESLESLESGLPLSETVSGIPEQGTTPQRNVVCSSGHLTDEDLIKLRPCEKKRLNIQNKLYLAPLTTCGNLPFRRICKRFGADVTCGEMAVCTNLLQGQSSEWALLKRHHTEDLFGVQLEGAFPDTMTKCAELLNRTVEGGGCALMNRSNKFEQIVRGMNQVLDVPLTVKIRTGVQEKVNLAHRLLPDLREWGVALATLHGRSREQRYTKGADWQYIQHCADVASPMPLFGNGDILSYEDANRALQTGVSGIMIARGALIKPWLFTEIKEQRHWDISSGERLDILRDFTNYGLEHWGSDTQGVEKTRKFLLEWLSFLCRYIPVGLLEHLPQKINERPPYYLGRDHLETLMASQNVDDWISISEMLLGPVPPAFTFLPKHKANSYR